A window of the Loxodonta africana isolate mLoxAfr1 chromosome 3, mLoxAfr1.hap2, whole genome shotgun sequence genome harbors these coding sequences:
- the LOC100660398 gene encoding A-kinase anchor protein 8-like isoform X3 has translation MSYTGFVQGSETTLQSTYSDTSAQPTCDYGYGTWNSGANRGYENYGYGYGYGQENTSNYGYGMATSNSWEMPSSDANANPSAAGSTSADSVLSKINQRLDMVSHMEADMMQGGMYSSGAERYDSYEACNSRAMLSERDLYRSGYDYGELDPEMEMAYEGQYDAYRDQFRMRGGDAFGPRAQGWAREARGGRPVASGYGRMWEEPVGARGQCMPGAPRLPSLFSQNILPEYSVFQGVRGGGAFPGGSRFGFGFGNGMKQMRRTWKTWTPADFRTKKKKRKQLGSPDEPDSKASRTDGSDNSDSDNDEGTEGEATEAADGSEAVEKSSRVEGEDEEGKEDGKDDGKEDSGALTAQDESGQAKRKLQAGKKSQDKQKKRQRDRMVERIQFVCSLCKYRTFYEDEMASHLDSKFHKEHFKFVGTKLPKQTADFLQEYVANKTKKTEELRKTVEDLDGLIQQIYRDQDLTQEIAMEHFVRKVEAAHCAACDLFIPMQFGVIQKHLKTMDHNRNRRLMMEQSKKSSLMVARSILNNKLISKKLERYLKGENPFTDSPEEDKDPEEGEASVPDEGVLGEAPAAEGPSQPPVPPEPEAAAPPPPPPEEEEEAVPLLGGALQRQIRGIPGLDVEADDDEEGGGGAP, from the exons ATGAGCTACACAG GATTTGTCCAGGGATCTGAAACCACTTTGCAGTCGACATACTCAGACACCAGCGCTCAGCCCACCTGTGATTACG GATATGGAACTTGGAACTCTGGGGCAAACAGAG GCTACGAGAACTATGGTTATGGCTACGGCTATGGCCAGGAGAACACCAGCAACTATGGGTACGGTATGGCCACTTCAAACTCATGGGAAATGCCTAGCTCTGACGCAAATGCAAACCCTAGTGCCGCAGGTAGCACCAGTGCCGATTCCGTTCTATCCAAAATTAACCAGCGCTTAGACATGGTGTCACATATGGAGGCAGACATGATGCAAGGAGGCATGTACAGCTCAGGAGCAGAAAG GTACGACTCCTACGAGGCCTGCAATTCAAGGGCCATGCTGAGTGAGCGTGACCTGTACCGGTCAGGCTACGACTACGGCGAGCTTGACCCCGAGATGGAGATGGCCTATGAGGGCCAGTACGATGCCTACCGTGACCAGTTCCGCATGCGTGGAGGAGATGCCTTTGGCCCTCGGGCACAGGGCTGGGCCAGGGAAGCCCGCGGAGGCCGCCCGGTGGCCTCAGGCTATGGGCGCATGTGGGAAGAGCCTGTGGGGGCCCGAGGCCAGTGCATGCCGGGAGCCCCCCGGCTGCCCTCCCTCTTCTCGCAGAACATCCTCCCGGAGTACAGCGTGTTCCAGGGTGTGCGTGGTGGGGGCGCCTTCCCGGGTGGCTCCCGCTTTGGCTTTGGCTTTGGCAACGGCATGAAGCAGATGCGGCGCACCTGGAAGACCTGGACCCCAGCCGACTTTCGA actaagaagaagaaaaggaagcagCTGGGGAGCCCTGACGAGCCCGACAGCAAGGCCTCCAGGACAGACGGCTCTGACAACAGCGACTCTGACAACG ATGAGGGCACTGAGGGCGAGGCCACTGAGGCTGCCGATGGCTCCGAGGCTGTGGAGAAGAGCTCCAGGGTG GAAGGAGAGGACgaggaaggaaaagaggatgGGAAGGATGACGGCAAAGAAGATTCAG gggccctgactgcccaggaTGAGAGTGGCCAGGCCAAACGCAAGCTGCAGGcaggcaagaagagccaggataAGCAGAAGAAGCGACAGCGTGACCGCATGGTGGAAAG GATCCAGTTTGTGTGCTCTCTGTGCAAATACCGGACCTTCTATGAGGATGAGATGGCCAGCCACCTGGACAGCAAGTTTCATAAGGAGCACTTCAAGTTTGTTGGTACCAAGCTCCCAAAGCAGACGGCCGACTTCCTGCAG GAGTACGTAGCCAACAAGACCAAGAAGACAGAGGAGCTCCGGAAGACTGTGGAGGACCTTGATGGTCTGATCCAGCAGATCTACAGAGATCAGGATCTGACCCAAG AAATTGCCATGGAGCATTTTGTGCGGAAGGTGGAGGCGGCTCATTGTGCGGCCTGCGACCTCTTCATTCCCATGCAATTTGGGGTAATCCAAAAGCACCTCAAGACCATGGATCACAACCGGAACCGCAGA CTCATGATGGAGCAGTCCAAGAAATCCTCGCTCATGGTGGCCCGCAGCATCCTCAACAACAAGCTCATCAGCAAGAAACTGGAGCGCTACCTGAAG GGCGAGAACCCCTTCACCGACAGCCCCGAGGAAGACAAAGACCCGGAGGAGGGCGAGGCCAGCGTCCCGGACGAAGGGGTGTTGGGAGAGGCCCCGGCCGCCGAGGGGCCCTCTCAACCGCCAGTGCCCCCGGAGCCCGAGgccgccgcgccgccgccgccgcccccggaggaggaagaggaggccgTCCCGCTGCTGGGTGGGGCTCTTCAGCGCCAGATCCGCGGAATCCCGGGCCTCGATGTGGAGGCCGACGACGACGAGGAGGGCGGCGGGGGCGCCCCGTGA